The segment GGCTGCATGCCGCAGGAGTCGGCGGAAATGCCGCAGAAAGAGACGTATCCTTCCGACCCTCCGACCGTCGCACGCTTGGGAAAACTGGGGGCGAAAATCGCGCGTTCGTCGGCCGGAGAACCGATTGGCATGGACTTGAGCCGCGTGATTGCGACCGACGTCGATTTCCGCGGTCTGGGAGACGCGGTCTCGCTCCGTAAATTAACGATGCAAGACGTCGGCATGACTGACGCATCAGCTACGGAACTTGCGAAGCTCAAAAAGCTGCAAACGTTGGATCTGCGCGGGGTATCGATCACCGGCGAAGCGCTCCAATCAATCGGGCAACTGACTGAACTGGAACGTCTCCTCTTTCGCGGACAGCCCATTCGTGACGCCGATCTCCAGCAGCTTGTGCCGCTAACCAAACTGAAGGTCTTGGGGCTGGATGAGACGGAAGCGTCAGCGGCTGGGCTCGAGCAACTGGCCGGCGCGTCGCAGTTGAAAGAGGTCTTTCTGTTCCGCACGCCGACCGGAGACGACGATCTCGCGGCTTTGACGAAGTTTCCCGCTTTGGCGAAGCTCCGTTTGCGCGGCAGCGAAGTGGCCGGCCAAGGGATGGCTCACTTGGCGAAGATCCCGACGTTGGTCGATCTCGACGTTAGCGAAACGGCGGTCGATGATGCTGGCGCTGCGGAAATCGCCAAGCTGTCGAACCTGAAAGATCTCAACCTCTGGAAGACCAAGATCACCGACGCGGCAATTCCAGAACTCGCCAAGTTGGAATCGATCGAGCGTTTGAATCTGGATGCCAACGAACTGACCGACGAGCATCTCGCCTTGCTGGCCGAACTGCCGAATTTAAAGTGGCTCCATCTCGGATCGACCGGTGCGACAGACGCCGGAATCTTGCCGTTGGCCAAGTCGAAGTCGCTAGAGACCCTGATCGTGACCCGGACGAAGGTGACCGACGAGGGAGCGGCCGCGTTCAGTGCGGCGGCGCCAAATATTGCGATTCAGCATATCTACATGGTTGAAGAATAGGCGCCGGCGGTTGCCCGCTTGTCCAATCGTCACGATTGCTACGACCGGTCTCTTCTTGCGTCCCCTTGCGCTCTACAGGCCCGCCTGGCGTCGATGTCGTAACCCCCGGCAGGCGTAGGATCTCCGCAAAATCGGCGAACCTGTTGCCCGGGAACGAATTGCGAATTTCGCATGCTATAGTTGCGTGATGTCGGAAAATTTCGGCAGTGACAATAGGTAAATATCGCTTATCGCAAAGAGTAGCTCGTCGTCCGCCCATGCCATCACTCGATACAATTTCTGAAAAATTGAGCGGCGCTGTCCGCGATGTGATGACGGTGAAGGTGCATACCGCTACGGTCGGCACCCACGTGAAAATCGTCGCTGGGCTGATGGCTCGCCACAACCTTCGTCGCATTATCGTCGTTGACGATAAGAAGCGGGTGATCGGAGTCGTGTCGCAACGCGACGTGGTCCGCTCGATGATGAAGCCGGAAGAAGCGGACGAATTGCCGCGTGAAATTCAACAACTCATCACGCGCGAACGGCCGGTTACCGTTTCGCCCGAAGTGCCGTTGGCCAAAGCGGCGCTGGTGCTCGCGACGAACAAGATCGGCTGCTTGCCGGTCGTCGGTCTGCGACAAGAGCTGCGCGGCGTGCTGAGCACTTCCGATTTGATTCAGCACCTGGCTGACGTGCAGGAAGGGGAAGTCGAAAACTCGTTCCGCATGTATTCGCCGATGACCGAAGCGAAGGTCAAGATCCCGGCTTACATTCGCAAAGTGAACGGCGACCTGGTGATTCCGATGAACAACATCAAGAATCGTAAGGCGCGACTCGACCGCGTGGTGCTGGGATACGATCCTCCCAGCAGTCGCATTCTAGTCAAGTTCGTCCGCGGCACCGTCGAAGACGCCATCGCGACCAAGATCGCCGACAACAACCTGGTCATTCCGGCCCACGGCTTTGTGCGGCACTTTGACCTCATCGGCAAGTCGTCGGCGTTTGACGTCGTCGATCACAACGACAGCAAGTTTCTGGTGCTGACGCCGCGGCAGTCAGGCGATAACGCTCCGCCCGCCGCCGGTTCGACGTAATCGCGTCCGCTACGCTTCGTCCGGATCGTAACCCAAGTTGGGCGCGAGCCAACGTTCCATCTCGGCCAGTGTGAATCCCTTGCGCTGGGCGTAGTCGGCGACCTGTTCACGCGTCATCCGATCGACGGCGAAATATCGCGAATTGGGATGCGCGAAGTAAAGCCCCGAAACGCTCGCGGCCGGCATCATCGCCATGCTCTCGGTCAGCTCGATGCCGGCGTTCTTTTCGGCCTCCAGCAAATCGAAGAGCAGACGCTTTTCGGTATGGTCAGGTTGAGCCGGATAGCCTGCGGCCGGACGAATGCCCCGATACTTCTCGGCGATCAACTCTTCCTTGGACAGGTTCTCGTCGGCGCCAAAGCCCCAGTCGTTGCGTGCCTTGGCGTGCAGCCATTCGGCGAACGCTTCGGCCAGACGATCCGCAAGCGCCTTCGTCATGATCGAGTTGTAGTCGTCATAGTCGGCGTCGAACTTCGAGGCCAATTCCTGGCAACCGATCCCAGTCGTCACGGCGAAACCGCCGAGATAGTCTTTTCGGCCTGAGTCGATCGGCGCGATGTAGTCGGCCAAGGCACGGAAGTCCTTTTGTCCTTGACGTTC is part of the Blastopirellula sediminis genome and harbors:
- a CDS encoding leucine-rich repeat domain-containing protein, with protein sequence MTSSLRMFLGSVLLISMLGCMPQESAEMPQKETYPSDPPTVARLGKLGAKIARSSAGEPIGMDLSRVIATDVDFRGLGDAVSLRKLTMQDVGMTDASATELAKLKKLQTLDLRGVSITGEALQSIGQLTELERLLFRGQPIRDADLQQLVPLTKLKVLGLDETEASAAGLEQLAGASQLKEVFLFRTPTGDDDLAALTKFPALAKLRLRGSEVAGQGMAHLAKIPTLVDLDVSETAVDDAGAAEIAKLSNLKDLNLWKTKITDAAIPELAKLESIERLNLDANELTDEHLALLAELPNLKWLHLGSTGATDAGILPLAKSKSLETLIVTRTKVTDEGAAAFSAAAPNIAIQHIYMVEE
- a CDS encoding CBS domain-containing protein encodes the protein MSGAVRDVMTVKVHTATVGTHVKIVAGLMARHNLRRIIVVDDKKRVIGVVSQRDVVRSMMKPEEADELPREIQQLITRERPVTVSPEVPLAKAALVLATNKIGCLPVVGLRQELRGVLSTSDLIQHLADVQEGEVENSFRMYSPMTEAKVKIPAYIRKVNGDLVIPMNNIKNRKARLDRVVLGYDPPSSRILVKFVRGTVEDAIATKIADNNLVIPAHGFVRHFDLIGKSSAFDVVDHNDSKFLVLTPRQSGDNAPPAAGST